One Glycocaulis abyssi DNA window includes the following coding sequences:
- the pseF gene encoding pseudaminic acid cytidylyltransferase gives MRLAVIPARAGSKRIPGKNIAPFHGRPMLGWAVAAACQSGCFDRVIVSTDDPAIAAIAREQGAETPFVRPAELADDHTGLMDVMAHALTAVDGEAEIACCILPTAVMTTPKRLREGLDALLADPERDYVLSAQRYPHPIERALRRDAAGRVMMDDPEHLSTRTQDLPERFYDSGQFYWGRAAAWRAKKPVFTARSGLIVLAGHEAVDIDTPDDLARAERLFALTVQDRA, from the coding sequence GTGAGGCTCGCCGTGATTCCCGCCCGCGCAGGCAGCAAGCGTATACCGGGCAAGAACATCGCCCCCTTCCACGGCCGGCCCATGCTGGGCTGGGCGGTTGCGGCGGCGTGCCAGTCCGGCTGCTTTGACCGGGTGATCGTGTCGACCGATGACCCCGCCATTGCCGCCATCGCACGTGAGCAGGGGGCCGAAACGCCCTTTGTGCGCCCGGCGGAGCTGGCCGATGATCATACCGGCCTGATGGACGTGATGGCGCATGCCCTGACTGCGGTTGACGGCGAAGCGGAAATCGCCTGCTGCATCCTGCCGACAGCCGTGATGACAACGCCGAAGCGTCTGCGCGAAGGGCTGGATGCCCTGCTGGCCGATCCCGAGCGTGATTACGTCCTGTCTGCCCAGCGCTATCCGCATCCGATCGAACGCGCCTTGCGGCGCGATGCGGCCGGGCGGGTGATGATGGACGATCCTGAACATCTGTCGACACGCACGCAGGACCTGCCCGAGCGCTTTTACGATAGCGGCCAGTTCTATTGGGGCCGGGCCGCAGCCTGGCGGGCGAAAAAGCCGGTCTTCACGGCCCGGTCGGGCCTGATCGTACTGGCTGGGCACGAAGCGGTGGACATCGACACCCCTGATGATCTGGCCCGGGCCGAGCGCCTGTTCGCCCTGACTGTGCAGGACAGGGCGTGA
- a CDS encoding EAL domain-containing protein → MAIIPRATDMLVVITYAMVAIVAALAFERFGLMSSGLAWVMGAVVFLIAGQAHAAAARAEERRATEKALHELRAANLSLIEELELASARIEEVETQLATQPARPSAQITPATYARSAAPARDEGPGDELLNEILQKLEMAGAGQAANVSSSARVELIRDALDANRVDLYLQPVVGLPQRRTYFYEGFTRLRDAKGNVVTPAGFLKAAEEHGLIAEVDNLLLLRCVQIVRKLTKSDRRVGIFCNISIRSLTDEEFFPPFLDFLRRNSDLATSLIFEMPQAAFDGRSSVAARHMARLADYGFRFSIDQVSNLNLDLAELQRAGVRFAKVEGVRLIEMAGGHMPVAGREPGTIAPEDIASLFARYGVDIIAEKIETEAMVVEILDLDIAYGQGHLFGAPRPVREDVLSEGSAEARRLG, encoded by the coding sequence TTGGCCATCATACCGCGCGCGACAGACATGCTCGTCGTCATCACCTACGCGATGGTCGCCATCGTGGCGGCGCTGGCGTTTGAGCGGTTTGGCCTGATGAGCTCCGGGCTCGCCTGGGTCATGGGCGCGGTCGTGTTCCTGATCGCCGGGCAGGCTCATGCCGCGGCCGCGCGCGCCGAGGAACGCCGGGCCACCGAGAAGGCGCTGCACGAGCTGCGCGCCGCGAACCTTTCCCTGATCGAGGAACTGGAACTGGCCAGCGCGCGCATCGAAGAGGTCGAGACACAGCTTGCCACACAGCCCGCCCGCCCGTCAGCCCAGATTACGCCTGCCACCTATGCGCGCTCTGCCGCCCCGGCGCGCGATGAAGGGCCGGGCGATGAGCTGCTCAACGAGATATTGCAGAAGCTGGAAATGGCGGGCGCGGGGCAGGCGGCGAACGTGTCCAGCTCTGCGCGCGTGGAGCTGATCCGCGATGCGCTGGACGCCAACCGGGTTGATCTCTATCTGCAGCCCGTGGTCGGCCTGCCCCAGCGGCGGACTTACTTTTACGAAGGCTTCACCCGCCTGCGTGATGCCAAGGGCAATGTGGTCACGCCTGCGGGTTTCCTGAAAGCGGCCGAGGAGCATGGCCTGATCGCGGAGGTCGATAATCTCCTCCTGCTGCGCTGTGTGCAGATTGTGCGCAAGCTCACCAAATCGGACCGGCGTGTCGGGATTTTCTGCAATATCTCCATCCGCTCGCTCACCGATGAGGAGTTCTTCCCGCCCTTCCTCGATTTCCTGCGGCGCAATTCAGACCTCGCCACGTCGCTGATCTTCGAGATGCCGCAAGCCGCCTTTGACGGACGCTCCTCGGTCGCCGCGCGCCACATGGCGCGCCTCGCTGATTACGGTTTCCGCTTCTCAATCGATCAGGTCAGTAATCTCAATCTGGATCTGGCCGAGCTGCAGCGCGCGGGCGTGCGCTTTGCCAAGGTGGAGGGCGTGCGCCTGATCGAGATGGCGGGCGGCCACATGCCAGTCGCTGGCCGCGAGCCCGGCACGATCGCACCGGAAGACATTGCGAGCCTCTTTGCCCGCTACGGCGTCGATATTATCGCGGAGAAGATCGAGACCGAGGCGATGGTGGTCGAAATCCTCGATCTCGACATCGCCTATGGTCAGGGCCACCTGTTTGGCGCGCCGCGCCCGGTGCGCGAAGACGTGCTGTCCGAGGGCAGCGCCGAGGCGCGGCGGTTGGGGTAG
- a CDS encoding Hpt domain-containing protein produces the protein MLDRSRTHADTALLDGAHLHRYTGGDVALEVELYGLLRGQIVSTLDALARAGDDAVLWQRLVHTLKGAARGVGAMALGDACAAQESHANDPAALEAIRAVADETLAAIDTELERRAA, from the coding sequence ATGCTCGACAGAAGCCGGACACACGCAGACACCGCTCTGCTCGATGGCGCACACCTTCACCGCTATACTGGCGGGGATGTCGCGCTGGAGGTCGAGCTGTACGGGCTGTTGCGTGGTCAGATCGTCTCCACGCTCGATGCATTGGCACGCGCTGGCGATGACGCCGTATTGTGGCAGAGGCTGGTGCATACGCTCAAAGGCGCGGCGCGCGGCGTCGGCGCGATGGCGCTGGGCGATGCCTGTGCCGCGCAGGAGAGCCACGCCAACGATCCGGCTGCGCTGGAGGCTATCCGCGCTGTGGCCGATGAAACACTCGCCGCCATCGATACCGAGCTGGAACGCCGCGCGGCTTAA
- a CDS encoding VWA domain-containing protein, which yields MFHRFFTELRAAKVPVSTREYLTLLEALEKGAVSPAIDDFYAVSRAALVKDERNFDKFDQVFGHVFKGVELLGEMFNEAEIPQDWLRNEMRRHLTEEEMAELEAMDFDELMDTLNQRLQEQTERHEGGNKWIGTGGTSPFGHSGYNPSGVRIGGQSQHKKAAKVWEARRYKDYDSDRELGTRNLKLALRRLRKFAREGAAEELDLSGTINATARQGWLDVKMRPERRNAIKVLVFFDVGGSMDPYIQLTERLFSAAKSVFKSLDYFYFHNCIYEGVWKSNLRRQSETMPLFDVLHKYPHDYKVVIVGDASMAPYEITHPGGSVEHWNGEAGAVWLKRIVDTYPHLIWLNPQPDKWWQHTYSIELIRQIIGPQRMFPLTLEGLDGAMKELARR from the coding sequence ATGTTCCATCGCTTCTTCACCGAACTGCGCGCCGCCAAAGTCCCGGTTTCGACACGGGAATACCTCACTTTGCTCGAAGCGCTGGAGAAGGGCGCGGTTTCGCCCGCCATCGATGATTTCTATGCGGTCTCCCGCGCGGCGCTGGTGAAAGACGAGCGCAATTTCGACAAGTTCGATCAGGTGTTCGGCCATGTCTTCAAGGGCGTGGAGCTTCTTGGCGAGATGTTCAACGAGGCCGAAATCCCGCAAGACTGGCTGCGCAACGAGATGCGCCGTCATCTGACCGAAGAGGAAATGGCCGAGCTGGAGGCGATGGATTTCGACGAGCTGATGGACACGCTCAATCAGCGCCTCCAGGAGCAGACCGAGCGCCATGAGGGCGGCAATAAGTGGATTGGCACAGGCGGCACCAGCCCGTTCGGCCATTCTGGCTATAACCCGTCCGGCGTGCGCATTGGCGGCCAGAGCCAGCACAAGAAGGCCGCCAAGGTATGGGAGGCGCGCCGCTACAAGGATTATGATTCCGACCGGGAGCTCGGCACCCGCAATCTCAAACTCGCGCTTCGCCGCCTGCGCAAATTTGCCCGCGAAGGCGCGGCCGAGGAGCTGGATCTGTCGGGTACGATCAACGCCACCGCCAGGCAGGGCTGGCTGGATGTGAAGATGCGGCCCGAACGGCGTAACGCCATCAAGGTGCTGGTGTTTTTCGATGTGGGCGGGTCTATGGACCCCTATATCCAGCTGACCGAGCGGCTCTTCTCGGCGGCGAAATCGGTCTTCAAATCGCTCGATTATTTCTACTTCCACAACTGCATCTATGAGGGGGTGTGGAAGTCGAACCTGCGCCGCCAGTCAGAGACCATGCCGCTCTTTGATGTGCTGCACAAATACCCGCACGACTACAAGGTGGTGATTGTGGGCGATGCCTCGATGGCGCCCTACGAGATCACCCATCCGGGCGGTTCGGTGGAGCACTGGAATGGCGAGGCGGGTGCGGTCTGGCTCAAACGCATCGTCGATACCTACCCCCACCTCATCTGGCTCAATCCGCAGCCCGACAAATGGTGGCAGCACACCTATTCCATCGAGCTGATCCGCCAGATCATCGGCCCGCAGCGCATGTTCCCGCTGACGCTGGAGGGGCTTGATGGCGCGATGAAGGAACTGGCGAGGCGGTAG
- a CDS encoding glutathione S-transferase family protein, translating to MDAFRLYGHKESGNCLKTLWTARHLGLDFEWIEIDIFKGASRTDEFLALNPAGQVPLLERSDGRTLAQSNAILIYMAEGSDLIPQDPFDRAKMMEWLFWEQYSHEPYIAVRRSQLRFHARRASDLDPGLLSGGRRALGVMEMRLLAREYFVAEQLTLADIALVAYTRVAHEGGFDLADFPAVQGWVRRVESALSLPHAGDTAMAG from the coding sequence ATGGACGCCTTCAGACTCTATGGTCACAAAGAGAGCGGCAATTGCCTGAAAACCCTGTGGACGGCGCGCCATCTCGGCCTCGATTTTGAATGGATCGAGATCGACATTTTCAAGGGCGCCAGCCGCACCGATGAGTTTCTGGCGCTGAACCCGGCAGGCCAGGTGCCGCTGCTGGAGCGCAGTGATGGCCGCACGCTCGCCCAGTCCAACGCCATCCTCATCTACATGGCCGAAGGCTCTGACCTGATCCCGCAAGACCCGTTTGACCGGGCCAAGATGATGGAATGGCTGTTCTGGGAGCAATACTCCCACGAGCCCTATATCGCCGTGCGCCGCAGCCAGCTGCGCTTTCATGCGCGCCGCGCCAGCGATCTCGATCCGGGGCTCCTCTCTGGCGGACGCCGGGCGCTCGGCGTGATGGAGATGCGCCTGCTGGCGCGGGAATATTTCGTTGCCGAACAGCTGACCCTGGCTGACATCGCGCTCGTCGCCTACACCCGCGTCGCCCATGAGGGCGGGTTTGACCTTGCAGATTTCCCCGCCGTGCAGGGCTGGGTGCGCCGCGTGGAAAGCGCGCTTTCCCTGCCCCATGCGGGCGACACGGCGATGGCGGGGTAG
- a CDS encoding YqjD family protein, with protein sequence MATSASKRVENIRETGEKTLKSVSRAAEKELESAAKTTRRQARKVAKRAGKIEDQAVGYVKDNPYASLGIAAGIGVIAGALLARR encoded by the coding sequence ATGGCGACGAGTGCCAGCAAGCGCGTAGAGAATATCCGTGAAACGGGTGAAAAGACCCTGAAATCGGTCAGCCGGGCTGCCGAGAAGGAACTGGAAAGCGCCGCGAAGACCACGCGCCGTCAGGCCCGGAAAGTGGCCAAGCGCGCCGGAAAAATCGAGGACCAGGCCGTCGGCTACGTCAAGGACAACCCCTATGCCTCGCTCGGCATTGCCGCCGGTATCGGCGTCATTGCGGGCGCCCTGCTCGCCCGCCGCTAG
- a CDS encoding AAA family ATPase, whose protein sequence is MRFEGTSQYVATEELAAAVNAAVTLERPLLVKGEPGTGKTELARQIASAMNAPLLEWHIKSTTKAQQGLYEYDAVARLRDSQLGDDKVHDVRNYIRKGKLWEAFTHETRPILLIDEIDKADIEFPNDLLQELDRMEFHVYETGETVKAEARPIVIITSNNEKELPDAFLRRCFFHFIAFPDEATMRAIVEVHFPGLKGRLLSEALKKFYEVRHVPGLKKKPSTSELLDWLKLLLVEDVDPELLREKDPRKLIPPLHGALLKNEQDVQLFEKLAFMARRDAAQ, encoded by the coding sequence ATGCGCTTTGAAGGCACCAGCCAGTATGTCGCGACAGAGGAACTGGCCGCAGCGGTGAACGCGGCCGTCACGCTGGAGCGGCCCTTGCTGGTCAAGGGCGAGCCCGGCACCGGCAAGACGGAGCTGGCCCGCCAGATCGCGAGCGCCATGAACGCCCCGCTGCTGGAATGGCACATCAAGTCCACCACCAAGGCCCAGCAGGGCTTGTACGAGTATGACGCGGTGGCCCGCCTGCGCGACAGCCAGCTGGGCGATGACAAGGTGCATGATGTGCGCAACTACATCCGCAAGGGGAAGCTCTGGGAAGCCTTCACCCACGAGACGCGGCCCATCCTGCTGATCGACGAGATCGACAAGGCTGATATCGAGTTTCCGAACGACCTCCTGCAGGAGCTCGACCGGATGGAGTTCCATGTCTACGAGACGGGCGAGACGGTGAAGGCCGAAGCGCGCCCCATCGTCATCATCACCTCGAACAATGAAAAGGAATTGCCGGACGCCTTCCTGCGTCGCTGCTTCTTCCATTTCATCGCCTTCCCGGACGAGGCGACGATGCGCGCCATCGTGGAGGTGCACTTCCCGGGCCTCAAAGGGCGCCTGCTCTCCGAAGCGCTGAAGAAATTCTACGAGGTGCGCCACGTCCCCGGCCTGAAGAAGAAACCCTCAACTTCCGAGCTTCTCGACTGGCTGAAACTCCTGCTGGTCGAAGACGTGGACCCGGAACTGCTGCGCGAGAAGGATCCGCGGAAATTGATCCCGCCGCTCCACGGCGCACTCCTGAAAAACGAGCAGGACGTGCAGCTGTTTGAAAAACTCGCCTTCATGGCGAGACGGGATGCAGCGCAGTAG
- the groL gene encoding chaperonin GroEL (60 kDa chaperone family; promotes refolding of misfolded polypeptides especially under stressful conditions; forms two stacked rings of heptamers to form a barrel-shaped 14mer; ends can be capped by GroES; misfolded proteins enter the barrel where they are refolded when GroES binds), with translation MSAKEVKFGASARERMLKGVDTLANAVKVTLGPKGRNVVIEKSFGAPRTTKDGVSVAKEIELEDKFENMGAQMVREVASRTNDEAGDGTTTATVLAQAIIREGMKSVAAGMNPMDLKRGIDKAVLKVVEDIKANSTPIKGSSEIAQVGTISANGEKEIGEMIARAMEKVGNEGVITVEEAKSLETELDVVEGMQFDRGYLSPYFVTNADKMAVELDDPYILLFEKKLSSLQSMLPVLEAVVQSNRPLLIVAEDVEGEALATLVVNKLRGGLKVAAVKAPGFGDRRKAMLEDIAVLTGGQVVSEDLGIKLENVTLDMLGTAKRVSITKDDTTIVDGAGEKSAIEGRVNQIRKQIEDTSSDYDKEKLQERLAKLAGGVAVIKVGGGSEIEVKERKDRVDDALNATRAAVEEGIVAGGGVALLKAAKALEGLEGDNADQTQGIAIIARAIQAPIRQISENAGVEGSIVVGKILENSAHGFGFNAQTEEYGDMFAFGIIDPAKVVRTALQDAASVGSLMITTEAAVAELPKKESAAPAMPGGGMGDMGF, from the coding sequence ATGTCCGCTAAAGAAGTCAAGTTTGGCGCCTCCGCGCGCGAACGCATGCTCAAGGGTGTCGACACCCTTGCCAACGCCGTAAAAGTGACCCTGGGTCCGAAGGGCCGCAACGTGGTCATCGAAAAGTCCTTCGGCGCGCCGCGCACCACCAAGGACGGTGTTTCGGTCGCCAAGGAAATCGAGCTGGAAGACAAGTTCGAGAACATGGGCGCCCAGATGGTCCGCGAAGTCGCTTCGCGCACCAATGACGAGGCCGGCGACGGCACCACGACCGCCACGGTTCTGGCCCAGGCCATCATCCGCGAAGGCATGAAGTCTGTGGCCGCCGGCATGAACCCGATGGATCTCAAGCGCGGTATCGACAAGGCCGTGCTGAAAGTGGTCGAGGACATCAAGGCCAACTCCACCCCGATCAAGGGTTCTTCGGAGATTGCCCAGGTCGGCACGATCTCTGCCAATGGCGAAAAAGAAATCGGCGAGATGATCGCCCGCGCCATGGAAAAAGTCGGCAATGAAGGCGTCATCACGGTCGAGGAAGCCAAGTCGCTGGAAACCGAGCTGGATGTCGTGGAAGGCATGCAGTTCGACCGCGGCTACCTGTCACCCTATTTCGTGACCAATGCGGACAAGATGGCTGTCGAGCTGGATGACCCCTACATCCTGCTGTTCGAGAAGAAGCTGTCTTCGCTGCAATCCATGCTGCCGGTTCTCGAAGCCGTGGTGCAGTCCAACCGTCCGCTGCTTATCGTGGCTGAAGATGTCGAGGGCGAGGCGCTTGCCACGCTCGTCGTCAACAAGCTGCGTGGCGGCCTGAAAGTGGCTGCCGTGAAGGCTCCGGGCTTTGGCGACCGCCGCAAGGCCATGCTGGAGGACATCGCTGTCCTGACCGGCGGCCAGGTTGTCTCTGAAGATCTCGGCATCAAGCTGGAAAACGTCACGCTGGACATGCTGGGCACGGCCAAGCGCGTGTCGATCACCAAGGACGACACCACCATCGTTGACGGTGCTGGCGAGAAGTCCGCGATCGAAGGCCGCGTGAACCAGATCCGCAAGCAGATCGAAGACACCTCGTCGGACTACGACAAGGAAAAGCTGCAGGAACGTCTGGCGAAACTCGCCGGCGGTGTGGCCGTGATCAAGGTCGGCGGCGGCTCCGAGATTGAAGTGAAAGAGCGCAAGGACCGTGTTGACGATGCCTTGAACGCCACCCGCGCCGCGGTGGAAGAAGGCATTGTGGCTGGTGGCGGCGTGGCCCTGCTCAAAGCGGCCAAGGCCCTTGAAGGCCTGGAAGGCGACAACGCCGACCAGACGCAAGGCATCGCCATCATCGCGCGCGCCATCCAGGCGCCGATCCGCCAGATCTCCGAAAACGCCGGGGTCGAAGGCTCCATCGTTGTCGGCAAGATCCTGGAAAACAGCGCGCACGGTTTCGGCTTCAACGCCCAGACCGAAGAGTATGGCGACATGTTCGCCTTCGGGATCATCGACCCGGCCAAAGTGGTGCGCACTGCCCTGCAGGACGCAGCCTCTGTCGGCTCGCTGATGATCACGACCGAAGCGGCCGTTGCCGAACTGCCGAAGAAAGAATCTGCTGCTCCGGCCATGCCGGGCGGTGGCATGGGCGATATGGGCTTCTAG
- the groES gene encoding co-chaperone GroES: MTFRPLHDRVLVKRVEEESKTKGGIIIPDTAKEKPQEGEVIAAGSGTIKDDGTVRPLDVKAGDRILFGKWSGTEVTVDGQELLIMKESDILGIVG, from the coding sequence ATGACTTTTCGTCCTCTGCATGACCGCGTGCTGGTAAAGCGCGTCGAGGAAGAATCCAAGACCAAGGGCGGGATCATCATTCCCGACACGGCCAAGGAGAAGCCCCAGGAAGGCGAAGTGATCGCCGCTGGCAGCGGCACGATCAAGGATGATGGCACTGTGCGCCCGCTGGACGTGAAAGCCGGTGACCGCATCCTGTTCGGCAAGTGGTCGGGCACCGAAGTGACGGTTGACGGCCAGGAACTCCTCATCATGAAGGAATCCGACATCCTCGGGATCGTCGGCTAG
- a CDS encoding chorismate mutase, whose translation MTLPFDADDLNRRTPPQECASMAEVRDGVDRLDRALIGLIAERTRYMDAAARIKPSRDVVRDEDRIEDVIAKVKAAARKAGVPESLAEPVWRELVERSIQHELQVWDATREPQRKRS comes from the coding sequence ATGACACTGCCCTTCGACGCTGATGATCTGAACCGCCGCACGCCGCCGCAGGAGTGCGCGAGCATGGCCGAAGTGCGCGACGGGGTGGACCGGCTGGACCGGGCGCTGATCGGCCTGATCGCCGAGCGTACGCGCTATATGGATGCGGCCGCGCGCATCAAGCCGTCACGCGATGTGGTGCGCGATGAAGACCGGATCGAGGATGTGATTGCCAAGGTGAAGGCGGCAGCGCGCAAAGCGGGCGTGCCGGAAAGCCTTGCCGAGCCGGTCTGGCGCGAACTGGTGGAGCGTTCCATCCAGCATGAATTGCAGGTGTGGGACGCCACGCGTGAGCCGCAGCGCAAGCGGTCTTAA
- a CDS encoding superoxide dismutase, which translates to MFIDLTTRTAAAAFASFGLISAAACADSAATHQEETETMSNFSLPDLPYAYDALEPVIDAETMELHHSRHHQAYVNGLNGALEDRSDLQGVSLEDILARVSDLPGAFRNHGGGHWNHAFFWESMTAPADSGAPSGAFAEAINAQFGSLDEMKSQFNSAGAGQFGSGWAWLIVNGEGDLEITATPNQDNPLMDVAGTRGTPILGNDVWEHAYYVTYRNRRADYLDAWWQVVNWDVASERYDAAMAGN; encoded by the coding sequence ATGTTTATCGACCTTACCACCCGCACTGCCGCCGCTGCATTTGCCAGTTTCGGCCTGATAAGCGCTGCCGCGTGTGCGGACAGCGCAGCCACCCACCAAGAGGAAACAGAAACGATGAGCAATTTCTCCCTCCCCGACCTTCCCTATGCCTATGACGCGCTGGAACCGGTGATCGATGCCGAAACCATGGAGCTGCACCATTCGCGCCACCATCAGGCTTATGTGAACGGCCTCAACGGCGCGCTGGAAGACCGCTCCGACCTGCAAGGCGTATCGCTGGAAGATATTCTGGCGCGCGTGTCAGACCTGCCGGGTGCCTTCCGCAATCATGGCGGCGGCCACTGGAACCACGCCTTCTTCTGGGAAAGCATGACCGCGCCTGCCGATAGCGGCGCGCCCAGCGGCGCGTTTGCCGAGGCGATCAATGCGCAGTTCGGCTCTCTCGACGAGATGAAGAGCCAGTTCAATTCCGCCGGTGCCGGCCAGTTCGGCTCGGGCTGGGCCTGGCTGATCGTCAACGGCGAAGGAGATCTGGAAATCACCGCCACGCCGAACCAGGACAATCCGCTGATGGATGTCGCCGGTACGCGCGGCACCCCCATCCTTGGCAATGATGTGTGGGAACACGCCTATTACGTGACCTACCGCAATCGCCGCGCCGACTATCTCGACGCCTGGTGGCAGGTGGTGAACTGGGATGTCGCGTCCGAGCGCTATGACGCCGCTATGGCGGGTAATTAG
- a CDS encoding OmpA family protein, which translates to MIFRSLTVAGMALTMAAACTTTDQYGNVTQNRTGTGAIGGALAGAALGTLAGGDDRRNALIGAGIGALAGAAVGNYMDRQEREMRERLRGSGVTVRREGQDLYLVMPGNVTFATGQSNIEPNFFPILNDVADVLQTYPATYVDVIGHTDSTGGRELNMRLSAQRAQAVAGYLQQVGVDGRRFFITGAGPDYPVASNATDAGRALNRRVEIKIAPHTQS; encoded by the coding sequence ATGATCTTTCGTTCTCTCACCGTTGCCGGCATGGCGTTGACCATGGCGGCGGCCTGCACCACCACCGACCAGTACGGCAATGTCACCCAGAACCGCACCGGTACGGGTGCCATCGGCGGCGCGCTGGCTGGCGCTGCCCTGGGCACGCTGGCGGGCGGCGATGACCGCCGCAATGCGCTGATCGGTGCCGGCATCGGCGCCCTCGCCGGTGCGGCCGTCGGCAATTATATGGACCGCCAGGAGCGCGAGATGCGCGAGCGCCTGCGCGGGTCCGGCGTCACCGTGCGCCGTGAAGGCCAGGACCTTTACCTGGTCATGCCGGGCAATGTGACCTTTGCCACCGGCCAGTCGAATATCGAGCCGAACTTCTTCCCCATCCTCAACGATGTGGCCGACGTTCTGCAGACCTATCCGGCGACCTATGTCGACGTGATCGGCCATACGGACTCCACGGGCGGGCGTGAGCTGAACATGCGCCTGTCGGCGCAGCGCGCGCAGGCTGTTGCCGGTTATCTGCAGCAGGTTGGCGTGGATGGCCGCCGCTTCTTCATCACCGGCGCGGGCCCGGATTATCCGGTTGCCTCCAACGCCACCGATGCGGGGCGCGCGCTCAACCGCCGCGTCGAGATCAAGATCGCACCGCATACGCAAAGCTAG
- the pseG gene encoding UDP-2,4-diacetamido-2,4,6-trideoxy-beta-L-altropyranose hydrolase, with product MTARLLIRPDASLASGAGHLMRCLTLADALAARGWQAHFACNAAPGFDFSLIARRGHHLHQLPPLSSWSEDAQATAALVAELQPRWLAVDHYRLDARWERACGQAPERICVIDDLADRPHDCALLFDSGIHRQAGAYALHLPAGCRLFCGAGFALLRPAVASRRPESLKRRAEAPRPERLLLAMGGVDVDNVTGAVFDVISPVLDRHTLALDVVLGRSAPHRAAIEARLAGARFAARLHVDLPDLAGLMAQSDIAIGASGGTALERLCLGLPSLVLSLADNQPAAAQAIDASGAGLYAGDVRQPGWQDRLRTGLEGWLADPAVLPAVSVLAGALVDGQGAERMAEVLHARV from the coding sequence GTGACGGCGCGCCTGCTCATCCGGCCTGATGCCTCGCTGGCCAGCGGTGCAGGCCATCTCATGCGCTGCCTGACCCTCGCCGATGCGCTTGCCGCTCGCGGATGGCAGGCCCATTTCGCGTGCAACGCGGCGCCGGGGTTTGACTTCTCGCTCATTGCCCGGCGTGGCCATCACTTGCATCAACTGCCGCCTTTAAGCAGCTGGAGCGAGGATGCACAGGCCACTGCCGCCCTGGTGGCAGAGCTGCAGCCGCGCTGGCTGGCGGTCGATCACTACCGGCTTGATGCGCGCTGGGAACGGGCCTGCGGGCAAGCCCCTGAACGGATATGCGTGATCGACGATCTGGCGGACCGGCCCCATGACTGTGCGCTGCTGTTTGATTCCGGAATCCACCGCCAGGCCGGAGCCTATGCGCTACACTTGCCAGCCGGTTGCCGACTTTTTTGCGGGGCGGGCTTTGCGCTGCTGCGCCCGGCTGTCGCCAGCCGGCGTCCAGAAAGCCTGAAGCGCCGGGCAGAGGCGCCAAGGCCGGAGCGGCTCCTGCTCGCCATGGGCGGGGTCGATGTCGACAATGTCACCGGCGCGGTTTTCGATGTGATCAGCCCGGTGCTGGATCGGCACACGCTGGCGCTGGACGTGGTGCTGGGGCGCAGCGCCCCGCATCGCGCCGCGATCGAGGCCCGGCTTGCCGGGGCCCGGTTTGCCGCCCGTCTACACGTCGATCTGCCCGATCTCGCCGGCCTGATGGCGCAGAGCGACATCGCCATCGGCGCATCGGGCGGCACGGCACTGGAGCGCCTGTGCCTCGGCCTGCCCAGCCTCGTCCTGTCACTGGCCGATAACCAGCCTGCCGCAGCGCAGGCCATCGATGCCAGCGGAGCAGGTCTTTACGCAGGTGATGTGCGCCAGCCGGGCTGGCAGGACAGGCTGCGCACCGGGCTGGAGGGATGGCTGGCCGATCCCGCTGTCCTGCCTGCGGTCTCGGTGCTGGCTGGTGCTCTCGTTGACGGGCAGGGCGCGGAACGGATGGCGGAGGTATTGCATGCCCGTGTCTGA